The nucleotide sequence TTGCACACTTACAAACACTGAACATTATATCTGGTCGACTAGTAGAGATCCAATCATTCCTCTATACATTATTTCATCCACACTTTTTCCATTCTTTTCCTCTTCAAGTATAGTTGTTGGACTCATTGGAGTTTCAATAGGCTTTACATTCTCCATTCCAAACTTTTTTATGAGTTCCTTAGTGTACTTGGTTTAGCTAATAAAAATCCCTTTGGAAGATTGCTTGATTTGTAATCCAAGAAAGAAAGTTagctctcccatcatgctcatttcgaatTCTCCTTTCATGATATGAGCAAATTCTTCACATAATACAGAGTTAGAGCTCCCAAAATAGTATCGTCTGCATAAATTTGAGTAATAAGATTACCTAAACTTGAATGCTTAATAAATAGAGTTGTGTCGATATCGATATTACCTCGTTTGAAACCTTAATTTAGAAGAAAATAGCTTAGTCTTTCATGCCAGGCTCGAGGGTCTTGCATGAGTTCGTATAAAGCTATTGACAGCTTGAATACATGGTTTGAGAAGTTGTTCCTTACAAAGCTAGGAGGTTGTTTCACGTATACTTCTTAAGAGATATATCCATTTAAGAATGAgctttttacatccatttgaaataGCCTGAATCCTTTATGAGTAGCAAAAGCATGTAGTATTTGAATGGATTCTAATCTTGTTATAGGAGTAAATGTTTCATCGTAGTCGATTCCTTCTTGCTGAGAGTAACCTTGGGCGACTAGCCTTGCTTTGTTATAAACTATTTGACCAGATTCATTCAGCTTGTTTCTGAAAACCCATTTGGTTCATATGATGGAaggatttgatggttttggtaCCAAGTCCCacactttatttctttcaaattgatcgaGTTCATCTTTCATGGCTTTGAACCAGTAGTCATCTTTGAGAGCTCCATCAACCTTTTTTGGCTCAAGTTGTGATATTAAGGCCATGTGAGAGTTGAGCTTTTGAGATCTTCTGATAGTGATTCCTTCTTGTGGATTTCCAATAATGAACTTGTGAAAATATTCAGGTTCACTTTTTCATTCATTTGGAACACCTGTGACTGGCTCCTTTTCCAAAGTATTTGACTGTTCGACAGAAGATGGTTCCTGGATTTCAATGTGCTCCTCAGTTGACTGATTTTGCTAATTGGTCGCCTGATCGTAACTATCTTTTTCTGTAACAGCAGATTTTGGGACAATAGAGATTTTCTCATCTTCAGAAAAGTTTTTATTCCTTAAGTGAGGGTTAGTATCCACAAGAACAACATGAATAGATTCCTCAATAcataaagttcttttattgaataaTCTATATCCTCTACTTGAGGGAGAATATCCAAGAAAAATACCTTCGTCGCTTTTTGGATCAAACTTGCCCAAATtatattttccattattgtgaATAATCATTTGCAGCCAAATGGGTGAAAGTAACTGATGTTGGGTTTCTTACCATTCCACAGCTCATATGGAGTCCTTTTAAGAATGAGTCGAATCAGACATCTGTTAATGATATGACATGTTGTGCTTACAGCTTATGCCCAGAAGTGGTGTGAGAGGGAGTTTTTCACAATCATGGTTCTTGCCATGCCCTGCAAAGTTATGTTCTTACGTTCTATCACTCTATTTTGTTAAGGTGATCTTGGAGAAGAGAAGTTGTGAGAGATTCCTTGATCATTacataagttttcaaaggctctGTTTTCGAACTCTCATCCATGGTCACTTCTTATAGTAGAGATGTAATATCCCTTTTCAAGATGTACCTTCTTACAGAACACTTCAAATTTCTTAGAGCTTCATCTTTATGGCCTAGAAAAATAACCTAAGTGAAACGAGAAAAATCATCTACAATAGCAATGGCATATTTTCTACCACCAATACTAGCAGTTCTAGTTGGACCAAATAAATCCATATGCAAAAGTTAAAGGGGTTTAGTAGTAAAAACaatatttttgattttaaaagatgAACGAGTTTGTTTTCCTAATTGACATGCATCACAAATATGatcttttgaaaaatctagttttggaagaccAATGACAAGATCACGTTTGAAAAGTTTTTGAATAGTATTCATGCTAGCATGGCCAAGCTTTCTATACCATAACCAGGGATCATCAATcatagaagctaaacaaatttgATTACCAAGACTATCTATATTACTGATAGTATAGACATTCCTGTCTCTATTTCCAGAAAGAATAACTTTACCTGATTCGTCTTCAATAAGCCAAATGCTTTTTAAAATGAACCTCATAGTCATTGTCACATAGTTGACTGATACTGAGAAGGTTGTAACCAAGTTTATCAACCAGGTACACTTCGTCTATATCATATGTTAAGCTGAGGGGAACTCTTCCAACTCCAATTACATTCCCTTTTGATTTGTCTCCAAAAGTGACTGTTCCTCCATCTAGTTTGGTGACTGTCTTGTCACCAGTTATATGTCTAGAATACGCGCTATCAAGGTaccattttctttttttattcttcttGCGATGTTCTTGCAAAAAAGAgaaattacttatttttaggtacccaagcctgCTTGGGCCCTGAATGATTAGTGCTCTGAATATTAGATTGACTAGATGGCTTGGGTTACCAGACCCATCTCCTGTTGTTCTTAAACCTGCAATAGTTAGAAGTATGATCGAGTTTTCCGCAGTAAAAATATGAGGGGTTATTAGAATTTTCAGAGACTTTTTCTCCTTAGATTGTAATCCTGCAATGGTTAGAATTATGCCCATTTTTGCCACAATGAGTACATGCAGAAAtatttcaagttctagttggagatTTATGAGGAGTAAACTGATTTGATCTAACTGAACTATGACTGGTGGATTTTCGCAATCCATtcagttgaagttgaagttcatTAACTTCATCTTGAAGCTTATCTCTCTCAATTTTACATACTTCAAAGCTCAGTCTTTCTTTTCTGTTTGGATTTTTCGAAGTTCATTCAGTACTTTCTCAATATCTACAAGAGCAATATTAATAAATTCTTGGAGTTCATGACAGTTAGGATGGGTAGGAAGACGTATCTCACTTGTTCCTTTGTCTTCCATGAGACCAAGTTCACCTGAGTCTTCATCGCTATCTTCTTTGATGGCCATGAAGCACATGTTGGCAATTTCTTCGTGATCAGATTTTTCTTCATCACTCCAAGCTCCAAGGGATTTCTTCTTTTGAAAGTTCATGCTTAGTTTCTTTTTCAGTTCAGGGCATTCAACTTGAATGTGTCTAtgttctcctcctcctcctcctcctcctcctcctcctcctcctcctcctcctcctcctcctcctccttcttcttcttcttcttcttcttcttcttcatcttctcactttatcatcttcttcttcaaccaCAATTATTTTGAATGCAACggtcttcttcttttcttgttgaaCTTTTCTGTCTAAGTATGTTTTCTCAAACGCAATTAGATCACCTCTAAGTTCATCATATGATATTTTGTCAACATCCTAACATTCCAAAGCAATGACTTTGGGTTGCCAAATAGTGGGAAGACTTCTCATAATTTTTCTGACTTATTCTCCGCTTTTGATTGGTTTACCAAATGATTTTAAGTCTCGAGGGATCTTGCTGAACCTGAAAAACATTTCCTCTACTGATTCTCCATCCTTCATATTTGAAACAGTTCATAATCTCGAACTAGGAGATTGATCcttgtttcttttactttattgGTTCTTTCATATGTCACTTCTAACTTATCTCATATTTTTTTTGCAGTTTCACAGCTTGATATCTTTTTCATATTCTTCTCCGCTGATAGCACAGTACAACATATTGTTTTGCCTTAGCATTCACTTGAATAATGGCTGATTGTTCTTCAGTGTAATCATCTAAATCAAGAGGATCAGATGATACTATGATTTGACCGTTGTCATCCTTCATTTGCAAAATTGTAAGATTTTCCTTTTTGATCACGCGCCAAACTTTAATTCATATGACATAGTGTAGGTCTCCACGCACACTTTCCAATGAGAGAAGTGCTGACCATTGAAGTAAAAGGGTCGTACCTGAGAAGTTCCTTTTTGAAATAGTGTTTCAATTACTGTATTTGATCCCATGATCTTTTTCTCACTTGCTGTTAAGCAATGTTCGTGAgttttgctctgataccaattgagaGTACAAGAAGGGGGATGAATTGTAACTAATTTAAAAACTCAGTCGACTTAGTAGAGAATTAGTTGACTTCGCTTTATCAGCAGGTTTGATTGACAATGAAAATAAATTACAAGGAATTTAAAAGCTGAGAACACAGAAGTTTCAATTGTCCACAAATTGAAACGCAGTTTGTTATTATATGTTTATAAATTTTTAATAGCTTTGTacttatttgaaaaaaataatattctctATTTAGTCAAATATTAATTAAGGacatttagaaaataaaaatcgattattttgcgacaaaattttattaaaaacaCATAGAGATATCCATCACTAATTAGGAAAAAGAGTTGTGCTTTCCTTTTCTCTTGCCCTTACCGGCCGTAATTAGGTTTTTAAATTTAGACAATGGAAGTTTATTTAATGCTTTACCACTTCCGCTGTAGATTTTCAGTCCATCACAAATTAGGATTTCGTTTTCTTTTTCCCTTAATAACTAGGAAACTGAAAttgctttccttttctttttcctttaccAATCGTAATTAGGTTTTTAAATTTTTCCATCATTATATATAATGTCTAGCTTCACATATCTCTTTCATCTAAGAGCCAAATATAGCTAGCAAGCTCTGTCCCACAGTTTGTTTCTTTTCCCGTTAGTTACTAAGCCAATCTTTCTCATTAATTACTGACCAAAAAGAATTAAAATCCCAAactcaaaaatttcaattttcaatTCCGCCTTTGCTCTTTTTCCAATAATTACTAATTCTGAATGGCAGGAGAATTGAGCCATAGTACTATTAGCCCTTATCATTGGACAATAGAGCACCGAAAAAGCATCCTCCACGAGGATGAAAATCTGCCGGAGGACAAATTTTTCTTCCTATGTCGAATCCAAAAATTGCACCACAATTTCTATCTCGCAGCTGATGGTCGTTGGAGGTTTTATAATCGCACTCATTTCAACTATCATATAGTCAAAAAATTCTGTTTTGACATAGAGGACAAATTAGATATATGGAATAATATACATGTAATGCTTACATGTTTACATGTTCCTCTCTTGTATCAACTAAACATGATACAAGACATCAAGCTTAAGACATTATCAATCCTCCAAGAAAATCATGAAAGAGCGAGAAGAATCCCAATCGTTTTGGACATAATTCATGGTATTCCTCAAGCTATTCCGAATCCTTACCAAAATTATTATGAGGATGAGTTGACAGAACAGGTCGCGGGCTTATCGTTGGAAGAGAGTGAGTTTGTGCCCGTTCCTGCATCGGCGTATGCAATTGAAGCactggagaaggtgaaggtggaAAAGATGATCAATATGAAGGAGAATTGTAGCATATGTTTTGATACGTTGATTTCAGAGGGTGTTGTTGAAGTTACTCGCATGCCATGCAAGCACCTTTTTCATGGAGGCTGTATCGTTCAATGGCTTGAGAAAAGCCATGTTTGTCCTTTGTGTCGCCTTAAGATGCCTGTGGACAAAAATTAGGGcatttgtttgtttgatttagttttaGGTTGAATTTTTTTGTTTATAACTAAACTCGCCCTATGATGGCGGGGGATGTGCGGACTCCTACTAGTTTATTAGTATCTCAAAAAagtagtaaaaatagcacggactagccagttttcagactggtaattcaaaaatagtcagcgtttgcaaagtcattgaaaaataaccactattttgctgcaacacggactggtccagcataatatactggagattgaagcacttgtgtatgaacttccagcatattatgctggaccggtatattatactggaactccagtataatatgctggaatattttccgaattttgaacaatgttttcgttcagatttgtctttacatgaaaaatggttaaattttgattacttttgaaattatgactatttttcaattatcactcGTTAAtctaactatttttgaatttctccccaaaAAAGTACATACAATACAGTATACAACAAGTAGATTTTACTTCTTAATTGGTCCATATCGAATATGCTTGTTTAAATTATACAAtccttaataaatctcattttaGTAATTTTGTTTCCTTAATCTTTACGTAATAAGCAGTAGTGAGAATAGAGAGAAGCGAGCCAACtttttttttggtgaaagaaAAATTTTATACAGCACCTGACAAAAACTTATACAGCAGCCTAATCCAATGggcagaaaacaaaaaaaaaaaaaaaacagcacCTATAAAACTAACACTCTACAGGCTTATTTACATTTGCCTATTGTTCCTCTAATTATATAAATTCCTCAGCCATATTCTTTCGTCATCATTCTTCCTTCGATCCAGCCTTTCTCTCATTCGATGTATGCATTCTTCCTTCACTTGTTTGCATATAGGCTCTGTGGTCTTGGAACTTTGCTTTGCCATAGTGCTTCGTTCCTTCCCTTCCATATACCATATATCAGAGCAGACATGATAGCAAGTACAAAGTTTTTCCTTAATCTCCCTTTTACATTTCTAGCAGCTCTTTTCCAAGCGGGCCAACTTTGAAGGAGTTAGAAGCGAAGAAGTATCTTTTTCCTGATTCTGTGGTGCGAGTCACACTATCTTGATGAATGCAATAAACTGGTTGCAAATATCTCATGTCGTAGAGTTACAATCATAAATAGggtaaaaaaactatttttataCATATATAGTATTTTGAATTCCCTTCACATAAGAGAAATATATACAGGTTCAAATTCTAAGTATGACTTTTTTTTGTTGTTAATTTTTGGTTCCGCCACTGGTTCTATCATAATTATGGGTTCGTAGTTACTATTTTCAACCAATGCTTCCTCCACAAAAATGTTCCAAGTTAAATTGCTAAACAAGATAATGTGAAAATGATTCAACTTATATATGCTGACAACGTAAATAATTTTGTATACTCTTAGTGTACTTCATGTAGTAGCAGGCTACTAATCGGCCACTTCTTGTGGACAATTACATATAGTTTAGTGTAAAAGTTCTTTTATATTGACAATGTATATAAGTTAAGCTCGtgttaaaataattatattaggATATAGCACGAAATATTGTATATATGTTACTGAAGTCCATATGCATCACAAGATATGACTAATATGGTTTCTGCATCTTGAACAACAATTTAATTAGATACTGAAAATGACTTCAGGAGTTCTTGAAGACTTATATTAGATAGTTCTGAAGTATCTCCAGTCATAAGAGAATACTAAACCTACTTAAACATACTAACGGAGGCCGTATAATTTACTGACTAATTATACAGGGATTATAATGCTGGAATTGTTTATGCTGTGCATAATAATATATACATTGTTATTCAAGAATTACTTTAagatattttttatctttatatacTCTTATCTATGTGTGCTTATACACGCATTCTTATTTCATATCTATTCGGACTATTTTATTAGTTAGTGGACTATTAATTCTCTACATTAAACATAAATGATGATTTTGATCCAATGCTGAAACTTGAAGGACTATTTAAGACCGTTTGCCATTTAATAGAGAAATCACAATCAGACATACGATTTATAAGTCGTATTAGTATAACGCAATTTATAATAGCTAATGCGAAATAGAAGTGGCATGCATTGAAATGCGATATATAAGTTGGATTCAGAAAATACAATTTGTAATGTGATGAGTTTAGGGTTCAGGGTAACTCAATTTATAAATCGTGTTCAGCTAATATGATGTAGAAGTTGCA is from Nicotiana tabacum cultivar K326 chromosome 18, ASM71507v2, whole genome shotgun sequence and encodes:
- the LOC107761328 gene encoding uncharacterized protein LOC107761328, translating into MIQDIKLKTLSILQENHERARRIPIVLDIIHGIPQAIPNPYQNYYEDELTEQVAGLSLEESEFVPVPASAYAIEALEKVKVEKMINMKENCSICFDTLISEGVVEVTRMPCKHLFHGGCIVQWLEKSHVCPLCRLKMPVDKN